ACGCGGACGGCCTCGGCTGGGAGCCCGAGATGCATGTCGCCGGGGAGGTGCTCATGCTGCGGATGGGGGAGCGGCTCATCCTGTCGCTGTGGGACCGGATGGCCGCCGAGCACGAGATCGGCCCCGTCGTGACGGGCGGCACGCCGCCCGTCACCCTCGCGCACAACCTGCCGGACGAGGAAGCGGTCGACGCCGTGCTGGCAGAGGCCCGCGCGGCGGGTGCGGAGATCGTCGCCGAGCCGCGCAGGCGCGAGTGGGGCGGGTACTCGGGGTACTTCGCGGATCCGGACGGCTACCGCTGGGAGATCGCGTGCAACCCCGGCCCGATCGGCCAATCGGTGCTGTGACCCACGCGTGCGCCCTGGTCGCGCGGCTCACGCATGCGGCCAGGCGGCGAGGGCCCGGTCGATCGCCTTCCGGGTGGCGGCGCTCGTGCGCTCGACGAGCTCGGCCTCCGGCGCGCGCGGCGCCTTCGCCGAGCGGGGCGGCACGCGCCACGTGCCCACCACGACGCCGTCGACGAGCACCGCGGGGCGGAAGACGCCGTTGTTGCCCGGCACCTGCGCGGCGAGCATCTCGGGCGTCGCGACGAGCGACCGGTCGGCGTAGCCGAGGATCCACTCGTCGAACGCCGGCACGAGCGTGACGCCCGACGGCTGCGGGACGTCCGGCTCGCCGATCACCCAGGCGGGGACGCCTTCGACGGTCACGACCGTCAGGTCCTCGATCCGGGCGGCGACCTGGCGTACGAGCGTCTTCGGCAGCTTGAGCCACCACGCGGCGTCGTCCGCCGTCACCGGGCCGCGGGCCCGGATGTAGCCGCGCACCACGCGGACGAGGTCGTCCGGATCCGCCTCGGTCTCACCCGTCGGTACGAGCTGCTGGTCCGTTCCGGCGAACGGGCCCCAGTGGACCAGCCCCTCGACCGAGAGGTGGAACAGCAGGTGGTAGCCGCGCCCCGCGTCGGTCGGGATGCCCGCCTCCTGCCACAGCGCGAGCGCCTCGGCACGCGTGCGCGGACGATCCTGCAGCGCGTCGAGCAGGACGCCGCGGGCCCGGCCGATCACCGCCTCCCCGAGCTCGAGCTGCTCGCGCCGCCGCGCGGTAGAGCGTCGCGTGCGCTCGCCCGTGTGGTGCAGGATCGCCGCGAGATGCGCGGGCGTCGTGGCGAACAGCGTGCCGCGCATGGGCCAGGAGCGCACGAGCTCGCCGGCGTCGAACGCCGCCCGCACGTCGTCGAGCGTCGTGCCGGGGCGCGAGCGGATCGCGATCGCCCGCAGCACGCCCGGCAGATCCTGCCCCTGCAGGGCGACCGCCCGGGTGACGACCTCGGTGGGGGAGAGGTCCGATCCGCCGAGCAGCTGGGCGGCGTGGCGCAGCCGCCGGGCCTCGGTCGCGGTGAGTTCCACGAGCTCACGCTAGCGCCGGCCGCCGACACGGGTGACAGGATCGGAGCATGGATCTGCAGCGCGTCTCCGTCGGCATCGCCGCGTCCGCCGGGCCCGACGCGGCTCGGCGCATCGCTCCGCTCATCGAGGCCGCGGGGCTCGGCGCCCTGTGGGTCAACGAGACGCCGGGGCACAACGCGCTCGAGGTCGTGGCCGCCGCGGCGGAGGTCACCTCGGCGATCCGGATCGCGACCGGCGTGATCCCCGTCGACCGCAGGCCCGTCGCGGAGCTGCGGGACGACCTCGCGCGGCTCACGCTGCCGGCGGACCGGCTGACGCTCGGCGTGGGGTCGGGAGCGGCGCGCGGCGGCGTGCTCCGGCTGATGCGCGACGCGATCGACGGGCTGCGCGCGGGGGGAGTGACCGACGTCGTGCTCGGGGCGCTGGGACCGAAGATGCGCCGACTCGCGGCCGAGCGCGCCGACGGCGTCGTGCTGAACTGGCTGACGCCCGACGCGGCGTCGGCGCAGGCCGCGGAGCACCACGCGACGGACGCCCGAGGCCGCGTCGCGCTTTACGTGCGCACAGCGGCGGACGCGGCGGCGCTGCCGCGGCTCGAGGAGGAAGCCGGACGCTACGGCCGGATCCCGTCGTATGCGGCGAACTTCGCCCGGCTCGGCTTCGGGCCGCTCGACACCGTCATCCGGCCCGGCGAGGCGCACGAGCGCGTCGCCGCGTACCTCGACGCCGTCGACGAGGTCGTGCTGCGGGCGGTCGCCCCCGCGGACGGTCCGGACGACTACGCGCGCTTCGTCGAGGACGTGACCGCCGCGATCCGGTGACGCGTCCGCTGTGCGGACCCCCGGCTCGCGATCGGTCCCGCGCCCGCGGGCGCCGGCGGGGCGCCGGCC
The Microbacterium sp. JZ31 genome window above contains:
- a CDS encoding VOC family protein — encoded protein: MEQRISFITLVVADVEASRRFYADGLGWEPEMHVAGEVLMLRMGERLILSLWDRMAAEHEIGPVVTGGTPPVTLAHNLPDEEAVDAVLAEARAAGAEIVAEPRRREWGGYSGYFADPDGYRWEIACNPGPIGQSVL
- a CDS encoding winged helix DNA-binding domain-containing protein codes for the protein MELTATEARRLRHAAQLLGGSDLSPTEVVTRAVALQGQDLPGVLRAIAIRSRPGTTLDDVRAAFDAGELVRSWPMRGTLFATTPAHLAAILHHTGERTRRSTARRREQLELGEAVIGRARGVLLDALQDRPRTRAEALALWQEAGIPTDAGRGYHLLFHLSVEGLVHWGPFAGTDQQLVPTGETEADPDDLVRVVRGYIRARGPVTADDAAWWLKLPKTLVRQVAARIEDLTVVTVEGVPAWVIGEPDVPQPSGVTLVPAFDEWILGYADRSLVATPEMLAAQVPGNNGVFRPAVLVDGVVVGTWRVPPRSAKAPRAPEAELVERTSAATRKAIDRALAAWPHA
- a CDS encoding LLM class flavin-dependent oxidoreductase; protein product: MDLQRVSVGIAASAGPDAARRIAPLIEAAGLGALWVNETPGHNALEVVAAAAEVTSAIRIATGVIPVDRRPVAELRDDLARLTLPADRLTLGVGSGAARGGVLRLMRDAIDGLRAGGVTDVVLGALGPKMRRLAAERADGVVLNWLTPDAASAQAAEHHATDARGRVALYVRTAADAAALPRLEEEAGRYGRIPSYAANFARLGFGPLDTVIRPGEAHERVAAYLDAVDEVVLRAVAPADGPDDYARFVEDVTAAIR